From Humisphaera borealis, the proteins below share one genomic window:
- a CDS encoding tRNA-queuosine alpha-mannosyltransferase domain-containing protein, translated as MARQLDILALEPFFGGVRRAMLEAVVRYSRHRWTVLKLPPRRIERRLAAAANWFSEQLSRHWVGRLDLVFTSEAMNLASLMQLMPNLVGYPSVVYFHDNQLPDSSTGVPGANPIDLVNFNTCQAATEIWFNSAYHRQMFQILARAMADKLPELSSHDPIPQIREKIRLFLPPVDLSHVHEVESSPTVPVRQPRNVFVETRDANVPLLNALIDRLRRRKIPMHLITVGPVDKLDPLASRTTVSEYDDLAQIYGMFSSSIVLSVKPAAPSDYQVIRAMAAGCRPMLPEGGVYPELLPTAMHKACLYPVDPDALADRLALALGPNAPAFDPSSCKPALKPFDAITQCRLIDERIEQIVARHSTSG; from the coding sequence ATGGCTCGACAGCTCGACATTCTCGCCCTCGAGCCGTTTTTCGGCGGGGTCCGCCGGGCCATGCTCGAAGCGGTTGTTCGCTACAGCCGCCATCGCTGGACGGTGCTGAAGCTGCCCCCACGCCGCATCGAGCGTCGGCTTGCCGCGGCGGCTAACTGGTTCAGCGAGCAGTTGAGCCGTCACTGGGTGGGCCGGCTTGATCTGGTCTTCACCAGCGAGGCGATGAACCTGGCGAGCCTCATGCAGCTCATGCCCAACCTGGTGGGCTATCCGTCGGTGGTCTACTTCCACGACAACCAGCTTCCCGACAGTTCAACCGGCGTGCCCGGGGCCAATCCGATCGACCTGGTGAACTTCAATACCTGTCAGGCGGCAACGGAGATCTGGTTCAACTCTGCATACCACCGCCAGATGTTCCAGATCCTCGCCCGCGCGATGGCCGACAAGCTGCCGGAGCTTTCCAGCCACGACCCGATCCCACAGATTCGCGAGAAAATCAGGCTGTTTCTTCCGCCGGTCGATCTCTCACACGTCCATGAAGTCGAGTCGAGTCCGACGGTGCCGGTTCGCCAGCCTCGGAATGTGTTCGTCGAGACGCGCGACGCCAACGTTCCGCTGCTGAATGCCCTCATCGACCGGTTGCGTCGGCGTAAGATTCCGATGCACCTGATCACTGTCGGGCCGGTCGATAAGCTCGACCCGCTGGCCTCGCGCACGACGGTTTCCGAGTACGACGACCTGGCCCAGATTTACGGAATGTTCTCGTCGTCGATCGTGCTGAGCGTCAAGCCGGCCGCTCCCTCGGATTACCAGGTGATCCGTGCGATGGCGGCAGGGTGCCGGCCGATGCTGCCGGAAGGCGGCGTCTACCCGGAACTGCTGCCGACCGCGATGCACAAAGCGTGCCTGTACCCGGTCGATCCGGACGCGCTCGCCGACCGACTCGCTCTGGCGCTGGGTCCCAACGCGCCGGCATTCGATCCCTCGTCCTGCAAGCCGGCGCTCAAGCCGTTCGATGCAATCACCCAATGCCGGCTGATCGACGAACGAATCGAGCAGATCGTCGCGCGGCATTCGACCAGTGGCTGA
- a CDS encoding glycine--tRNA ligase, producing the protein MSDVKAESSVMGQIVALCKRRGFVYPASEIYGGIRGFWDYGPLGILLKNNIRDWWWRQMVLCPPIGPDGHPVDMVGLDSAIIQHPRTWEASGHVAGFNDPMVDDIGVSRYRADHMFGMFAAGADVPVATCVASSLGEAAEMIATDKKLQKLFGLRNVEVAERNEAGVTAVKASYKGQPFEGTILCLYPPAREGLFPTYPSPSTGEVGKLTDPRAFNLMLDTYPGPIRDEANKAYLRPETAQGIFLNFKNVVDTTRVKVPFGVAQVGKSFRNEVTPRNFIFRSREFEQMEMEWFCPPDDALMWYDFWKHERMKWWESLGVAKENLKFRDHDKDELSHYSKATVDIEYKYPFTAPDFGELEGIAHRGSYDLTQHQEHSKQKLDYFDQELQLRLKEQGIAPEEIKARSRYIPNVIEPASGLTRAVLVLLCEAYTVDAARPSGVYLKFKPKFAPIKAGIYPLVAKDGMPEVAEKLYLDLRNRFTCEYDPKQAIGKRYARMDEIGTPFCVTVDGDTLKDQTVTIRHRDTLQQERIGLDKVKDFLRDRVEE; encoded by the coding sequence ATGTCCGACGTTAAAGCCGAATCCAGCGTGATGGGACAGATCGTCGCCCTCTGCAAACGCCGGGGGTTTGTGTACCCCGCGAGCGAAATCTACGGCGGCATCCGCGGGTTCTGGGACTACGGCCCGCTGGGCATCCTGCTGAAGAACAACATCCGCGACTGGTGGTGGCGGCAGATGGTCCTGTGTCCGCCGATCGGCCCGGACGGGCATCCGGTGGACATGGTCGGGCTCGACTCGGCGATCATCCAGCATCCCAGGACGTGGGAGGCGAGCGGGCACGTCGCTGGGTTTAACGACCCGATGGTGGACGACATCGGCGTCTCCCGCTATCGCGCCGATCACATGTTCGGCATGTTCGCCGCCGGGGCTGACGTGCCGGTGGCGACCTGCGTCGCGTCGTCGCTGGGTGAGGCGGCGGAGATGATCGCGACGGATAAGAAGCTGCAGAAGCTCTTCGGCCTCCGCAATGTCGAAGTCGCCGAACGCAACGAGGCCGGGGTGACGGCCGTGAAGGCGTCCTACAAAGGGCAGCCGTTCGAAGGGACGATCCTCTGTCTGTACCCGCCGGCGCGGGAAGGGCTCTTCCCCACGTATCCGTCGCCATCGACGGGCGAAGTGGGCAAGCTGACCGATCCGCGGGCGTTCAACCTGATGCTCGATACCTATCCCGGCCCGATTCGCGACGAGGCGAACAAGGCCTATCTTCGCCCCGAAACGGCGCAGGGGATCTTCCTGAACTTCAAGAACGTCGTCGACACCACGCGCGTCAAGGTGCCCTTCGGCGTGGCGCAGGTCGGCAAGAGCTTCCGCAATGAAGTCACGCCGCGCAACTTCATCTTCCGCTCGCGCGAGTTCGAGCAGATGGAGATGGAGTGGTTCTGCCCGCCGGATGACGCGCTCATGTGGTACGACTTCTGGAAGCACGAGCGCATGAAGTGGTGGGAGTCGCTCGGCGTGGCGAAGGAGAATCTCAAGTTCCGCGATCACGACAAGGACGAGCTGTCGCACTATTCCAAGGCGACCGTCGATATCGAGTACAAGTACCCATTCACCGCGCCCGACTTCGGCGAGCTGGAAGGCATCGCGCACCGCGGCAGCTACGACCTGACGCAGCATCAGGAGCACTCGAAGCAGAAGCTCGACTACTTTGATCAGGAGCTGCAGCTCCGGCTGAAAGAGCAGGGCATTGCGCCCGAAGAGATCAAGGCCCGCAGCCGGTACATCCCCAATGTTATCGAGCCGGCGAGCGGCCTGACGCGGGCGGTGCTGGTGCTGCTTTGCGAGGCGTACACGGTTGACGCGGCTCGGCCGAGCGGCGTTTACCTGAAGTTCAAGCCCAAATTCGCCCCGATCAAGGCCGGCATCTACCCGCTGGTGGCCAAAGACGGCATGCCGGAAGTTGCCGAGAAGCTCTACCTCGACCTTCGGAACCGCTTCACCTGCGAATACGACCCGAAGCAGGCGATCGGCAAGCGGTATGCCCGCATGGATGAGATCGGCACCCCATTCTGCGTGACCGTGGACGGCGACACGCTAAAGGATCAGACCGTGACGATTCGCCATCGGGACACGCTGCAGCAGGAGCGGATCGGACTGGACAAGGTGAAGGATTTCCTGCGGGATCGCGTTGAGGAATGA
- the rpsT gene encoding 30S ribosomal protein S20 has product MAHSLSAKKRIRQTEKRRARNRARKELLKTELKSFNTLIAAGSVAKAEEQLNKVVQRLDKVASKNTIHKNTAARKRSRLTKRLNAIKAKKAGAGTSGAKA; this is encoded by the coding sequence GTGGCCCATTCCCTTTCCGCCAAGAAGCGCATCCGCCAGACCGAAAAGCGTCGCGCCCGCAATCGCGCCCGCAAGGAACTCCTTAAGACGGAGCTCAAGTCGTTCAACACGCTCATCGCGGCCGGCAGCGTTGCCAAGGCCGAAGAGCAGCTGAACAAGGTCGTCCAGCGTCTGGACAAGGTGGCGTCGAAGAACACGATCCACAAGAACACCGCCGCCCGCAAGCGGAGCCGGCTGACCAAGCGGCTCAACGCGATCAAGGCCAAGAAGGCCGGCGCGGGTACCAGCGGCGCGAAGGCCTAA
- a CDS encoding tetratricopeptide repeat protein, protein MAEVPAGYKQIPEEDQKKAEVFFERARTVADTGNYEYAIEMYLQGLNYDPESVKTHITVREMGLIRKSRGGKPLGMFDKPKMTKGDEKKNMLAYEKMAAYDPGNMEHMKSFMLGALKAGCYDTVLWIGGILFNANLQLKKPSFETFKVLKDTFCAVHRYREASDVMTHMQRMKPADMDLSHEAKNLAANMAMKDGGYGSGGSFRDSVRDKDTQEKLMRQDMDVRSEDQSARLVREMEEDYAKDPADIARFNRLIESLKKTEMLEYENRAIELLEQRFRDTKAYKFKKSINEITLSQLSRQERSLREEATKNPKDMDLRKDYAAFLRDKFERELEIYKETVANYPTDSTARYEMGVRMYKLKRFDEAIPVFQQVRMDPKYRMTVTILLGRAFLEAGFVDEAVDTLQEAIAGYNVRGDEKSIEIYYYCAMALEQKGDVAAAVKMYSQVAQWNFNYRDVQQRIKRLRGQAPGQQNPPAELSPTT, encoded by the coding sequence GTGGCTGAAGTTCCCGCAGGCTACAAACAGATCCCCGAGGAAGACCAGAAGAAGGCGGAAGTCTTTTTCGAGCGCGCCCGTACCGTCGCCGACACCGGCAACTACGAGTACGCGATCGAAATGTACCTCCAGGGCCTGAATTACGACCCCGAGTCGGTCAAAACGCACATCACCGTGCGCGAGATGGGCCTGATCCGAAAGAGCCGTGGCGGCAAGCCGCTCGGCATGTTCGACAAGCCCAAGATGACCAAGGGGGACGAGAAGAAGAACATGCTGGCGTACGAGAAGATGGCCGCGTACGACCCGGGCAACATGGAGCACATGAAGAGCTTCATGCTCGGCGCCCTCAAGGCCGGGTGTTACGACACCGTGCTCTGGATCGGCGGCATCCTGTTCAACGCGAACCTGCAGCTCAAGAAGCCGTCGTTCGAGACGTTCAAGGTGCTCAAGGACACGTTCTGCGCGGTGCACCGGTATCGTGAGGCGTCGGACGTCATGACGCACATGCAGCGGATGAAGCCTGCCGACATGGACCTGTCGCACGAGGCGAAGAACCTTGCCGCGAACATGGCGATGAAGGACGGCGGGTACGGGTCGGGCGGCAGCTTCCGCGACAGCGTCCGCGACAAGGACACGCAGGAAAAGCTCATGCGGCAGGACATGGACGTTCGGTCGGAAGACCAGAGCGCCCGCCTGGTCCGCGAAATGGAAGAGGATTACGCCAAGGACCCGGCCGATATCGCTCGCTTCAACCGGCTGATCGAGTCTTTGAAGAAGACCGAAATGCTGGAGTACGAGAACCGCGCGATCGAACTGCTGGAGCAGAGGTTCCGCGACACCAAGGCGTACAAGTTCAAGAAGAGCATCAACGAAATCACGCTGTCGCAGCTCAGCCGGCAGGAGCGGTCGCTTCGCGAAGAGGCGACGAAGAACCCGAAGGACATGGACCTCCGCAAGGACTATGCGGCGTTCCTTCGCGACAAGTTCGAACGCGAGCTGGAGATCTACAAGGAGACCGTCGCCAACTACCCGACCGACTCGACCGCCCGCTACGAGATGGGCGTGCGGATGTACAAGCTCAAGCGGTTTGACGAGGCGATTCCGGTGTTCCAGCAGGTCCGGATGGACCCGAAGTACCGGATGACGGTGACGATCCTGCTGGGCAGGGCGTTCCTGGAAGCCGGTTTCGTGGACGAGGCGGTCGATACCTTGCAGGAGGCGATCGCTGGTTACAACGTCCGCGGGGACGAGAAGTCGATCGAGATTTACTACTACTGTGCGATGGCGCTGGAGCAGAAGGGCGACGTGGCCGCGGCCGTCAAGATGTACAGCCAGGTGGCGCAGTGGAACTTCAACTACCGCGACGTGCAGCAGCGGATCAAGCGGCTTCGCGGGCAGGCCCCGGGCCAGCAGAACCCGCCGGCGGAGCTGTCGCCGACGACTTGA
- the def gene encoding peptide deformylase, translated as MPDDLRVILYPDPRLKKKSVPVKVFDDNLRKTALRMLELMREHEGVGLAAPQVGLNIRLFVVNATGKPEDDKIYVNPVLSEADGDEEFEEGCLSLPDIKVAIRRPTERVKMTAQDLDGQPFEEIGEGFITRIWQHENDHLNGIMIIDRMGPVAKLTYRKKLRELEEEFEEGK; from the coding sequence ATGCCCGACGACCTCCGCGTCATCCTCTACCCAGACCCCCGGCTCAAAAAGAAATCGGTCCCGGTCAAGGTCTTCGACGACAACCTTCGCAAAACCGCCCTCCGCATGCTCGAACTCATGCGCGAACACGAAGGGGTCGGCCTGGCCGCCCCGCAGGTGGGCCTCAACATCCGCCTGTTCGTCGTCAACGCCACCGGCAAACCCGAAGACGACAAGATCTACGTCAATCCGGTGCTCAGCGAGGCCGACGGCGACGAGGAGTTCGAGGAAGGCTGCCTGAGCCTCCCCGACATCAAGGTCGCCATCCGCAGGCCTACCGAACGCGTCAAGATGACCGCCCAAGACCTCGACGGCCAGCCGTTCGAAGAGATCGGCGAAGGGTTCATCACCCGCATCTGGCAGCACGAAAACGACCACCTCAACGGCATCATGATCATCGACCGCATGGGCCCGGTCGCGAAGCTGACCTACCGGAAGAAGCTCCGCGAACTGGAGGAGGAGTTTGAGGAAGGCAAGTGA
- the fmt gene encoding methionyl-tRNA formyltransferase translates to MTSIPTLLSINFAGAGEFGVPTLRAIVAAGHRVPLVITQPDKPAGRGSKLTPTPVAAAAVELGLPLLKTADINAETLPPADLLVVIAFGQKIADAIIHAPRLGAVNLHASRLPKYRGAAPIHRAILGGETIAGNSIIRLAQKMDAGAVLGMSELVIGELETAGELHDRLSQDGVHLMLRVIDELAAGRQVETEQDHSRATLAAKLSRESTRIDFTGKAADIARQIRGLHPWPGCRVKLLTAAGEPADSLRLIRAIAIPGNPPAGATPGQITASGHIVTGDGLLEIVELQPDGKRPMPLPDYRRGKPWDAGMRLESAV, encoded by the coding sequence ATGACGTCCATCCCGACACTCCTCTCCATCAATTTCGCCGGTGCCGGTGAGTTCGGCGTACCTACCCTCCGCGCGATCGTCGCGGCCGGGCATCGGGTGCCGCTCGTGATCACCCAGCCCGACAAACCTGCCGGGCGGGGGTCGAAGCTGACGCCCACGCCCGTCGCCGCCGCCGCGGTCGAGCTCGGGCTGCCGCTGCTGAAAACTGCCGATATCAACGCCGAGACCTTGCCGCCGGCCGACCTGCTGGTCGTGATCGCGTTCGGGCAGAAGATCGCCGACGCCATCATCCACGCGCCCCGGCTCGGGGCGGTCAACCTTCACGCCTCGCGCCTCCCGAAGTACCGCGGGGCGGCGCCGATCCACCGCGCGATCCTCGGCGGTGAAACAATCGCCGGCAACTCCATCATCCGCCTGGCCCAAAAGATGGACGCCGGCGCGGTCCTGGGCATGAGCGAGCTCGTCATCGGCGAACTCGAAACCGCCGGCGAACTGCACGACCGCCTGTCGCAGGACGGCGTACACCTGATGCTCCGGGTGATCGACGAGCTCGCAGCCGGCCGACAGGTCGAGACCGAGCAGGACCACAGCCGGGCGACACTCGCGGCGAAGCTGTCGCGCGAGTCCACCCGCATCGACTTCACCGGCAAAGCCGCCGATATCGCCAGGCAGATCCGCGGCCTGCACCCCTGGCCCGGCTGCCGGGTCAAACTGCTGACCGCCGCCGGCGAACCCGCCGACTCGCTCCGGCTCATCCGCGCCATTGCGATCCCCGGCAACCCCCCCGCCGGCGCAACCCCCGGCCAGATCACCGCATCGGGCCACATCGTCACCGGCGACGGCCTGCTGGAGATCGTCGAACTCCAACCCGACGGCAAACGCCCTATGCCCCTGCCCGACTACCGCCGGGGCAAACCATGGGACGCGGGAATGCGCCTCGAAAGCGCCGTGTAA
- a CDS encoding GNAT family N-acetyltransferase, with amino-acid sequence MISGSFGNLCIRCVPATLDDLPFIDRLRRRDSAALGFLSRQALVEKIRAGVVLLAWGSPDLTPRVRSATSSSDREAGAAGPPPTDRPGAPPGQRNGGRRPRRVRSAKPGEPDGTPWVRSAEQDEREQRSWVRSAECDGRTPTPWVRSAIRNELDETPRVRSADCDIASASPSANPAHDRNTDIARPLGFVLHGSLRRREVRVFQLAVDPDVRGLGIARRLLAALLRRCRRSGSFGVSLRCREELAANRFWHRAGFELHDLESGRRGALYVWVRRLLGMKRATHDELGHRFHSRWHRCPGCGQHTCGSWTSKGVRLGVCDACVQE; translated from the coding sequence ATGATCTCGGGTTCGTTTGGCAATCTGTGCATTCGCTGTGTTCCGGCGACGCTCGACGATCTGCCGTTTATCGATCGCCTGCGACGACGGGACTCGGCGGCATTGGGGTTCCTGTCGCGGCAGGCACTGGTTGAAAAGATCAGGGCCGGGGTCGTGCTGCTGGCGTGGGGGTCGCCGGACCTGACGCCTCGGGTTCGTTCGGCGACATCGAGTAGCGATCGCGAGGCTGGAGCGGCGGGGCCACCGCCGACAGATCGGCCAGGAGCGCCGCCGGGGCAACGCAACGGTGGTCGGCGGCCGCGTCGGGTTCGTTCGGCAAAGCCGGGTGAGCCGGATGGGACGCCTTGGGTTCGTTCGGCAGAACAGGATGAACGGGAACAGAGGTCTTGGGTTCGTTCAGCGGAATGTGATGGGCGCACGCCTACGCCTTGGGTTCGTTCGGCAATCCGTAACGAGTTGGACGAGACGCCTCGGGTTCGTTCGGCAGATTGCGACATCGCCTCGGCCAGTCCTTCGGCGAACCCGGCGCACGACCGCAACACCGATATAGCGCGTCCCCTCGGGTTCGTTCTGCACGGATCGCTTCGCCGGCGCGAGGTGCGGGTGTTCCAACTCGCGGTCGATCCCGACGTCCGTGGGCTGGGGATCGCCCGGCGGCTGCTGGCGGCGTTGCTCCGGCGGTGCCGTCGCTCGGGTTCGTTTGGCGTTTCACTCCGCTGTCGCGAAGAGCTCGCCGCCAACCGGTTCTGGCACCGCGCCGGGTTCGAATTGCACGACCTGGAGAGCGGGCGGCGCGGGGCGCTGTATGTCTGGGTTCGTCGGTTGCTGGGTATGAAGCGGGCCACCCACGATGAGCTCGGTCATCGGTTTCACTCCCGTTGGCATCGCTGCCCTGGCTGCGGACAGCACACCTGCGGGTCGTGGACGTCCAAGGGTGTACGGCTGGGGGTTTGTGATGCGTGCGTGCAGGAGTGA